A portion of the Phaenicophaeus curvirostris isolate KB17595 chromosome 17, BPBGC_Pcur_1.0, whole genome shotgun sequence genome contains these proteins:
- the LOC138728121 gene encoding caspase recruitment domain-containing protein 8-like isoform X2, with product MAEQQLPDEGPSEFPITFTLGFVTEATVLVSPDETVQEFVDRLKTRYSCVSLKLGKLIHKTKLLEAGKTLRHYGITPNSKVHYIQNIRGGDDRFLSGSTSRHLFSALRRMKVSDSSDKVSESTEAPRSSEQTHSLGAPPPMVPTQETPHWQNLGSRSQGHCWVCQEPSFPEVTPTITQVSSKNRLKYQAHLPREGIYQCSITGLAFEVKSAVTVTYWNTRWTRHLSEDEQDTLMPVGPLFHIEVQAGVVQKVFLPHFICLAECGADRPCFIAHFKYEKMTLETPTLLMPFYAVLDNPSFSLLGVLWRKMRSSFGSVPVHSLVLLFQQLSAANTTLHLYLIPNDKSVKQDIEKQEMDWNSKVIPKPSPLNPLFLGCVYRVAGTNSVEITPDEHLTFCYKSPKKQQLFVEIYIKNVEEDTELSMTNTRDNVRVWKTLLRSGDIRLTPQKPPPHGCHTPSGAAFVKKNKTELCSRMAQVPSIVLHLQDANVINKDEEEEVLSQDTRQRKNRVLLDLLERKGPEAQEQLYQILRDKDPYLIADLEKSS from the exons ATGGCCGAACAGCAGCTCCCGGATGAGGGGCCCAGCGAGTTCCCCATCACCTTTACCTTAGGATTCGTCACAGAGGCCACAGTGTTGGTGTCTCCAGATGAGACCGTGCAGGAGTTCGTGGACAGGCTGAAAACCAGATACTCCTGCGTGTCCCTCAAACTGGGAAAGCTGATCCACAAAACCAAGTTGCTGGAGGCTGGGAAGACCCTGCGCCACTACGGAATCACCCCCAACTCCAAGGTGCACTATATCCAAAATA TTCGAGGTGGAGATGATCGATTCCTGTCTGGATCTACAA GTAGACACTTGTTCTCTGCCCTAAGGCGGATGAAAGTCTCTGAcagcagtgataaggtctcagaaagcacagag GCACCGCGGTCTTCAGAGCAGACACACAGCTTGGGAGCGCCTCCTCCCATGGTCCCTACACAGGAGACACCTCACTGGCAGAACCTGGGCTCACGATCGCAGGGACACTGCTGGGTCTGCCAAGAGCCG AGTTTTCCAGAAGTGACGCCAACCATAACCCAAGTCTCTTCGAAGAACCGCCTCAAGTACCA AGCTCACCTGCCTCGTGAAGGTATCTACCAGTGCTCCATCACAGGCCTTGCATTTGAGGTGAAATCAGCAGTGACCGTCACCTACTGGAACACCAGGTGGACCAGGCACCTGAGCGAGGATGAGCAGGACACCCTAATGCCTGTCGGACCCCTCTTCCACATTGAGGTGCAGGCTGGAGTTGTGCAGAAAGTGTTTCTCCCGCATTTCATCTGCCTCGCAG AGTGTGGAGCTGACAGACCATGCTTCATTGCCCATTTTAAATATGAGAAGATGACCCTGGAGACACCGACCCTACTGATGCCTTTCTATGCTGTCCTAGACAATCCCAGCTTCTCACTGCTTGGGGTGCTCTGGAGGAAAATGCGTTCAAGCTTTGGTTCAGTGCCTGTGCACTCCCTGGTGCTGCTCTTCCAGCAGCTCAGTGCTGCAAACACAACCCTTCACCTCTACCTCATCCCAAATGACAAATCTGTGAAGCAG GACATCGAAAAACAAGAAATGGATTGGAATTCAAAGGTTATTCCCAAGCCTTCCCCACTCAACCCTCTGTTCCTCGGCTGCGTTTACCGTGTGGCCGGCACAAATTCCGTGGAGATAACGCCTGAC GAACACTTGACGTTCTGCTACAAGAGTCCAAAGAAACAGCAGCTCTTTGTTGAGATCTACATCAAGAATGTGGAGGAGGACACTGAGCTTTCTATGACAAACACACGCGACAATGTCCGGGTCTGGAAGACGTTACTGAGATCAG gTGATATAAGGCTTACTCCCCAAAAGCCTCCTCCCCACGGCTGCCACACCCCATCAG GAGCAGCCTTTGTGAAGAAGAACAAGACCGAGCTTTGCTCCAGGATGGCACAGGTGCCCTCCATTGTGCTACACCTACAGGATGCAAACGTCATCAACaaggatgaagaagaggaggtgcTCAGCCAAGATACACGTCAAAGGAAGAACCGAGTCTTGCTGGACCTACTGGAGAGGAAAGGCCCGGAGGCCCAGGAGCAGCTCTACCAGATCCTCAGGGATAAAGACCCATACCTCATCGCAGACCTGGAGAAGTCCAGCTAG
- the LOC138728121 gene encoding NACHT, LRR and PYD domains-containing protein 1b allele 2-like isoform X4 yields MAEQQLPDEGPSEFPITFTLGFVTEATVLVSPDETVQEFVDRLKTRYSCVSLKLGKLIHKTKLLEAGKTLRHYGITPNSKVHYIQNIRGGDDRFLSGSTSRHLFSALRRMKVSDSSDKVSESTEAPRSSEQTHSLGAPPPMVPTQETPHWQNLGSRSQGHCWVCQEPSFPEVTPTITQVSSKNRLKYQAHLPREGIYQCSITGLAFEVKSAVTVTYWNTRWTRHLSEDEQDTLMPVGPLFHIEVQAGVVQKVFLPHFICLAECGADRPCFIAHFKYEKMTLETPTLLMPFYAVLDNPSFSLLGVLWRKMRSSFGSVPVHSLVLLFQQLSAANTTLHLYLIPNDKSVKQDIEKQEMDWNSKVIPKPSPLNPLFLGCVYRVAGTNSVEITPDEHLTFCYKSPKKQQLFVEIYIKNVEEDTELSMTNTRDNVRVWKTLLRSGDIRLTPQKPPPHGCHTPSGCKRHQQG; encoded by the exons ATGGCCGAACAGCAGCTCCCGGATGAGGGGCCCAGCGAGTTCCCCATCACCTTTACCTTAGGATTCGTCACAGAGGCCACAGTGTTGGTGTCTCCAGATGAGACCGTGCAGGAGTTCGTGGACAGGCTGAAAACCAGATACTCCTGCGTGTCCCTCAAACTGGGAAAGCTGATCCACAAAACCAAGTTGCTGGAGGCTGGGAAGACCCTGCGCCACTACGGAATCACCCCCAACTCCAAGGTGCACTATATCCAAAATA TTCGAGGTGGAGATGATCGATTCCTGTCTGGATCTACAA GTAGACACTTGTTCTCTGCCCTAAGGCGGATGAAAGTCTCTGAcagcagtgataaggtctcagaaagcacagag GCACCGCGGTCTTCAGAGCAGACACACAGCTTGGGAGCGCCTCCTCCCATGGTCCCTACACAGGAGACACCTCACTGGCAGAACCTGGGCTCACGATCGCAGGGACACTGCTGGGTCTGCCAAGAGCCG AGTTTTCCAGAAGTGACGCCAACCATAACCCAAGTCTCTTCGAAGAACCGCCTCAAGTACCA AGCTCACCTGCCTCGTGAAGGTATCTACCAGTGCTCCATCACAGGCCTTGCATTTGAGGTGAAATCAGCAGTGACCGTCACCTACTGGAACACCAGGTGGACCAGGCACCTGAGCGAGGATGAGCAGGACACCCTAATGCCTGTCGGACCCCTCTTCCACATTGAGGTGCAGGCTGGAGTTGTGCAGAAAGTGTTTCTCCCGCATTTCATCTGCCTCGCAG AGTGTGGAGCTGACAGACCATGCTTCATTGCCCATTTTAAATATGAGAAGATGACCCTGGAGACACCGACCCTACTGATGCCTTTCTATGCTGTCCTAGACAATCCCAGCTTCTCACTGCTTGGGGTGCTCTGGAGGAAAATGCGTTCAAGCTTTGGTTCAGTGCCTGTGCACTCCCTGGTGCTGCTCTTCCAGCAGCTCAGTGCTGCAAACACAACCCTTCACCTCTACCTCATCCCAAATGACAAATCTGTGAAGCAG GACATCGAAAAACAAGAAATGGATTGGAATTCAAAGGTTATTCCCAAGCCTTCCCCACTCAACCCTCTGTTCCTCGGCTGCGTTTACCGTGTGGCCGGCACAAATTCCGTGGAGATAACGCCTGAC GAACACTTGACGTTCTGCTACAAGAGTCCAAAGAAACAGCAGCTCTTTGTTGAGATCTACATCAAGAATGTGGAGGAGGACACTGAGCTTTCTATGACAAACACACGCGACAATGTCCGGGTCTGGAAGACGTTACTGAGATCAG gTGATATAAGGCTTACTCCCCAAAAGCCTCCTCCCCACGGCTGCCACACCCCATCAG GATGCAAACGTCATCAACaaggatga
- the LOC138728121 gene encoding NACHT, LRR and PYD domains-containing protein 1b allele 2-like isoform X3, protein MAEQQLPDEGPSEFPITFTLGFVTEATVLVSPDETVQEFVDRLKTRYSCVSLKLGKLIHKTKLLEAGKTLRHYGITPNSKVHYIQNIRGGDDRFLSGSTSRHLFSALRRMKVSDSSDKVSESTEAPRSSEQTHSLGAPPPMVPTQETPHWQNLGSRSQGHCWVCQEPSFPEVTPTITQVSSKNRLKYQAHLPREGIYQCSITGLAFEVKSAVTVTYWNTRWTRHLSEDEQDTLMPVGPLFHIEVQAGVVQKVFLPHFICLAECGADRPCFIAHFKYEKMTLETPTLLMPFYAVLDNPSFSLLGVLWRKMRSSFGSVPVHSLVLLFQQLSAANTTLHLYLIPNDKSVKQDIEKQEMDWNSKVIPKPSPLNPLFLGCVYRVAGTNSVEITPDEHLTFCYKSPKKQQLFVEIYIKNVEEDTELSMTNTRDNVRVWKTLLRSGDIRLTPQKPPPHGCHTPSGGCRTAASAPGTAGIPAGTGCKRHQQG, encoded by the exons ATGGCCGAACAGCAGCTCCCGGATGAGGGGCCCAGCGAGTTCCCCATCACCTTTACCTTAGGATTCGTCACAGAGGCCACAGTGTTGGTGTCTCCAGATGAGACCGTGCAGGAGTTCGTGGACAGGCTGAAAACCAGATACTCCTGCGTGTCCCTCAAACTGGGAAAGCTGATCCACAAAACCAAGTTGCTGGAGGCTGGGAAGACCCTGCGCCACTACGGAATCACCCCCAACTCCAAGGTGCACTATATCCAAAATA TTCGAGGTGGAGATGATCGATTCCTGTCTGGATCTACAA GTAGACACTTGTTCTCTGCCCTAAGGCGGATGAAAGTCTCTGAcagcagtgataaggtctcagaaagcacagag GCACCGCGGTCTTCAGAGCAGACACACAGCTTGGGAGCGCCTCCTCCCATGGTCCCTACACAGGAGACACCTCACTGGCAGAACCTGGGCTCACGATCGCAGGGACACTGCTGGGTCTGCCAAGAGCCG AGTTTTCCAGAAGTGACGCCAACCATAACCCAAGTCTCTTCGAAGAACCGCCTCAAGTACCA AGCTCACCTGCCTCGTGAAGGTATCTACCAGTGCTCCATCACAGGCCTTGCATTTGAGGTGAAATCAGCAGTGACCGTCACCTACTGGAACACCAGGTGGACCAGGCACCTGAGCGAGGATGAGCAGGACACCCTAATGCCTGTCGGACCCCTCTTCCACATTGAGGTGCAGGCTGGAGTTGTGCAGAAAGTGTTTCTCCCGCATTTCATCTGCCTCGCAG AGTGTGGAGCTGACAGACCATGCTTCATTGCCCATTTTAAATATGAGAAGATGACCCTGGAGACACCGACCCTACTGATGCCTTTCTATGCTGTCCTAGACAATCCCAGCTTCTCACTGCTTGGGGTGCTCTGGAGGAAAATGCGTTCAAGCTTTGGTTCAGTGCCTGTGCACTCCCTGGTGCTGCTCTTCCAGCAGCTCAGTGCTGCAAACACAACCCTTCACCTCTACCTCATCCCAAATGACAAATCTGTGAAGCAG GACATCGAAAAACAAGAAATGGATTGGAATTCAAAGGTTATTCCCAAGCCTTCCCCACTCAACCCTCTGTTCCTCGGCTGCGTTTACCGTGTGGCCGGCACAAATTCCGTGGAGATAACGCCTGAC GAACACTTGACGTTCTGCTACAAGAGTCCAAAGAAACAGCAGCTCTTTGTTGAGATCTACATCAAGAATGTGGAGGAGGACACTGAGCTTTCTATGACAAACACACGCGACAATGTCCGGGTCTGGAAGACGTTACTGAGATCAG gTGATATAAGGCTTACTCCCCAAAAGCCTCCTCCCCACGGCTGCCACACCCCATCAG GTGGGTGCAGGACAGCAGCTTCAGCCCCAGGCACTGCAGGAATCCCAGCGGGGACAG GATGCAAACGTCATCAACaaggatga
- the LOC138728121 gene encoding caspase recruitment domain-containing protein 8-like isoform X1 has protein sequence MAEQQLPDEGPSEFPITFTLGFVTEATVLVSPDETVQEFVDRLKTRYSCVSLKLGKLIHKTKLLEAGKTLRHYGITPNSKVHYIQNIRGGDDRFLSGSTSRHLFSALRRMKVSDSSDKVSESTEAPRSSEQTHSLGAPPPMVPTQETPHWQNLGSRSQGHCWVCQEPSFPEVTPTITQVSSKNRLKYQAHLPREGIYQCSITGLAFEVKSAVTVTYWNTRWTRHLSEDEQDTLMPVGPLFHIEVQAGVVQKVFLPHFICLAECGADRPCFIAHFKYEKMTLETPTLLMPFYAVLDNPSFSLLGVLWRKMRSSFGSVPVHSLVLLFQQLSAANTTLHLYLIPNDKSVKQDIEKQEMDWNSKVIPKPSPLNPLFLGCVYRVAGTNSVEITPDEHLTFCYKSPKKQQLFVEIYIKNVEEDTELSMTNTRDNVRVWKTLLRSGDIRLTPQKPPPHGCHTPSGGCRTAASAPGTAGIPAGTGAAFVKKNKTELCSRMAQVPSIVLHLQDANVINKDEEEEVLSQDTRQRKNRVLLDLLERKGPEAQEQLYQILRDKDPYLIADLEKSS, from the exons ATGGCCGAACAGCAGCTCCCGGATGAGGGGCCCAGCGAGTTCCCCATCACCTTTACCTTAGGATTCGTCACAGAGGCCACAGTGTTGGTGTCTCCAGATGAGACCGTGCAGGAGTTCGTGGACAGGCTGAAAACCAGATACTCCTGCGTGTCCCTCAAACTGGGAAAGCTGATCCACAAAACCAAGTTGCTGGAGGCTGGGAAGACCCTGCGCCACTACGGAATCACCCCCAACTCCAAGGTGCACTATATCCAAAATA TTCGAGGTGGAGATGATCGATTCCTGTCTGGATCTACAA GTAGACACTTGTTCTCTGCCCTAAGGCGGATGAAAGTCTCTGAcagcagtgataaggtctcagaaagcacagag GCACCGCGGTCTTCAGAGCAGACACACAGCTTGGGAGCGCCTCCTCCCATGGTCCCTACACAGGAGACACCTCACTGGCAGAACCTGGGCTCACGATCGCAGGGACACTGCTGGGTCTGCCAAGAGCCG AGTTTTCCAGAAGTGACGCCAACCATAACCCAAGTCTCTTCGAAGAACCGCCTCAAGTACCA AGCTCACCTGCCTCGTGAAGGTATCTACCAGTGCTCCATCACAGGCCTTGCATTTGAGGTGAAATCAGCAGTGACCGTCACCTACTGGAACACCAGGTGGACCAGGCACCTGAGCGAGGATGAGCAGGACACCCTAATGCCTGTCGGACCCCTCTTCCACATTGAGGTGCAGGCTGGAGTTGTGCAGAAAGTGTTTCTCCCGCATTTCATCTGCCTCGCAG AGTGTGGAGCTGACAGACCATGCTTCATTGCCCATTTTAAATATGAGAAGATGACCCTGGAGACACCGACCCTACTGATGCCTTTCTATGCTGTCCTAGACAATCCCAGCTTCTCACTGCTTGGGGTGCTCTGGAGGAAAATGCGTTCAAGCTTTGGTTCAGTGCCTGTGCACTCCCTGGTGCTGCTCTTCCAGCAGCTCAGTGCTGCAAACACAACCCTTCACCTCTACCTCATCCCAAATGACAAATCTGTGAAGCAG GACATCGAAAAACAAGAAATGGATTGGAATTCAAAGGTTATTCCCAAGCCTTCCCCACTCAACCCTCTGTTCCTCGGCTGCGTTTACCGTGTGGCCGGCACAAATTCCGTGGAGATAACGCCTGAC GAACACTTGACGTTCTGCTACAAGAGTCCAAAGAAACAGCAGCTCTTTGTTGAGATCTACATCAAGAATGTGGAGGAGGACACTGAGCTTTCTATGACAAACACACGCGACAATGTCCGGGTCTGGAAGACGTTACTGAGATCAG gTGATATAAGGCTTACTCCCCAAAAGCCTCCTCCCCACGGCTGCCACACCCCATCAG GTGGGTGCAGGACAGCAGCTTCAGCCCCAGGCACTGCAGGAATCCCAGCGGGGACAG GAGCAGCCTTTGTGAAGAAGAACAAGACCGAGCTTTGCTCCAGGATGGCACAGGTGCCCTCCATTGTGCTACACCTACAGGATGCAAACGTCATCAACaaggatgaagaagaggaggtgcTCAGCCAAGATACACGTCAAAGGAAGAACCGAGTCTTGCTGGACCTACTGGAGAGGAAAGGCCCGGAGGCCCAGGAGCAGCTCTACCAGATCCTCAGGGATAAAGACCCATACCTCATCGCAGACCTGGAGAAGTCCAGCTAG